From a single Glycine soja cultivar W05 chromosome 19, ASM419377v2, whole genome shotgun sequence genomic region:
- the LOC114400288 gene encoding sulfite oxidase — MPGLTAPSDYSQEPPRHSSLLINAKEPFNAEPPRAALVASYVTPSDFFYKRNHGPIPIVENINRYSVNVSGLVERPKQLFMKDIWMLPKYNVTATLQCAGNRRTAMSKTKTVKGVGWDVSAIGNAIWGGAKLSDVLELIGIPKLTSVTEFGGRHVEFVSIDKCKEENGGPYKASIPLSQATNPEADVLLAYEMNGEPLNRDHGYPLRVVVPGVIGARSVKWLEDINIIEEECQGFFMQKDYKMFPPSVNWDNIDWSTRRPQMDFPVQCVICSLEDVSTIKPGKVKISGYAASGGGRGIERVDVSVDGGKTWMEASRIQKSGVPYISEHASSDKWAWVLFEVTADILHSTEIIAKAVDSAANVQPEKVEDIWNLRGILNTSWHRVKVQASYSNL, encoded by the exons ATGCCAGGACTCACAGCACCTTCCGATTACTCCCAAGAACCCCCCCGCCACTCTTCTCTTCTCATCAACGCCAAG GAACCTTTCAATGCGGAGCCACCGCGTGCTGCGTTGGTTGCTTCCTACGTCACCCCTTCCGATTTCTTCTATAAGAGGAACCACGGTCCAATCCCCATCGTTGAGAACATCAAcag ATATTCCGTGAACGTGTCCGGCTTGGTGGAGCGTCCCAAACAGCTCTTCATGAAAGATATATG GATGCTTCCAAAGTATAATGTCACTGCCACGTTGCAG TGTGCAGGTAATCGAAGGACTGCTATGAGCAAGACCAAAACAGTGAAGGGAGTTGGCTGGGATGTTTCTGCTATTGGAAATG CTATTTGGGGTGGAGCCAAATTGTCTGATGTTCTTGAACTCATTGGAATTCCAAAGTTGACTAGTGTCACTGAATTTGGTGGAAGACATGTGGAATTCGTAAGCATTGATAAGTGCAAG GAGGAAAATGGAGGCCCATACAAGGCTTCAATACCACTCAGTCAGGCCACAAATCCTGAAGCAGATGTTCTACTAGCTTATGAAATGAATGGTGAA CCTCTTAACAGGGATCATGGGTATCCATTACGTGTGGTTGTTCCTGGTGTCATTGGAGCCCGGTCTGTTAAATGGCTGGAAGATATCAATATCATTGAAGAAGAATGTCAG GGTTTCTTCATGCAAAAGGACTACAAAATGTTTCCACCATCAGTGAATTGGGATAATATTGATTGGTCTACCCGGAGACCCCAAATGGATTTCCCAGTTCAG TGTGTTATATGTTCTCTTGAAGACGTGAGCACAATAAAGCCTGGGAAG GTAAAAATTAGTGGATATGCAGCATCAGGAGGTGGCAGAGGCATTGAGAGAGTAGATGTGTCTGTTGATGGAGGCAAAACATGGATGGAAGCCTCAAGAATTCAGAAAAGTGGGGTTCCTTATATATCAGAACATGCCAGCAGTGACAAATGGGCATGGGTGCTGTTTGAAGTCACAGCTGATATCCTTCACAGCACTGAGATAATTGCAAAAGCG GTAGATTCTGCTGCAAATGTCCAACCTGAAAAGGTTGAAGACATTTGGAACCTTAGAGGTATTTTAAACACTTCATGGCATCGAGTGAAAGTTCAAGCGAGTTACTCAAACCTGTAA